Genomic segment of Panicum virgatum strain AP13 chromosome 9N, P.virgatum_v5, whole genome shotgun sequence:
AGCTCTCCCTAAAAGTAAATTTCTAGGGCCGGGTGATGGCGTTACCTTTTGATCCGCCCCTAGGATGTTCCTATAAattattttgtagtagtgtttgaAGGCATTAAAATAATTTGCATGTACATATAATATGTTCCGTAAGAGTGTAGgtaccccctcccccccccagCCCCCCTTTGTGTTAAGTGGAAAACAGAAGCATGTGATTCTATCAATTAGTCTAAGTAGTTAGTGCGCATGATTGGTTCGGTACTTAGCTAATGTAACACGCTACACTAATCTAAGTTTTTGAGAAAACTCCAGTCTTAGATCTAAAAATGTACTTTGTTCAGTTATGCACTTAGGTACAATGCACTTTATAAAGTAATGCCTCTAGATTGTCTTTGTGATGAAGTAATGCAATATTTAAATGATCGTTGTTCAAATCAACGATGGAAAGCTCAATATCATTGCAACGTTGAGCGTTGACTTGCACATTGGGATGATTGATTCACCAATCATTTATTCCCATCAAGGATGTCCAAAATGATCACgtagaaaaagaaagatcaatCATCGCCTAACAACTGGTACATCGGTCTCCACCCAATCTAACTAGCTAGTTTAACAAAAATTTCAAGTGACGGTGGATTGCAAGAGCACAGGTCATCAAAATCACTACCACAAAAAtgatttttagggatgggtaaAAACTTATTTTTACCCGCCTCTAGTTTTCGCAGTTAAAAATCagatttgtagggacgggtaatatgaccgcccctacaaataatttgtagggacgggtcaTGGGCTCACCCGCGCttacaaatcgatttgtaggggcgggtgaggccaTCACCTACCCCTACAAATCCTTTTCCAGGacatgaaaaaaatagaaaaaaaacttgaaaacaacaaaataaaaaaataaaaaatatccaTACTAACCAACCACCACCACAAGCTCCTCTCTATTgaattacaattttttttgacgaGATATGCACACTTGCGTAAACCGGAATTCGAACCGCCAACCTCAAGCCTCGCGTTTACCTTCCTTACCGCCACACTACACAGTCACTTGTGACTTCAGTgtatactactccctccattctctattgatagtcctatttcaccttgacacaatgaccaaggaaaAGTAATCTTGCTTATCATCTAATTAATGTAACACAAGACTTTTTACTAGTCCTCCAATGCCTTTGCTAGAAACTCCTCGTTACTGGTGCTATTTATTGTCATGGTCCTTATCAATAGCAAATAGGACTATCATTTGTGAATATTTGAATTTTGgaaataggactatcaaaagagaatggagggagtattgttttatattaattctaaaattgatttgtaggtgcgggtgatgccatcacccgtccctaaaaatcatttgtaggggcgggtgatgccacCACTCgtctctaaaaatattttctaatttatcttaaaatttatttaattgtttacatataacaaaacaaataaaaaaattgtgaaacttctacactatggttcttatggttattgtgaactataaaaatataaaaaaaatatgccaagtatatttaagtgtatataaaggttaagattgtggaaacttcaaagtatgacttgagttatatgagatactatataattagttatagctattagagaacttgtaataattttttggactattagatgactttaaatgaaaaaGTTGTCAACTACCAAGTTCTAGATCTCgtaattctctacaattttatataaagtttgacttcatctgagatcatatgaaaaagttataatttttttacatgGAACTATGTGTAGGGGCGGGCCATGCCATctcccgcccctaaaaatggattCGTAGGAACGGGTGATGCCATGATCCGCCCCTATAAATGCCACCATTTTTAGGGAAAATGACGCTCATTTTTAAGAGCGGGTGAGGTGGtgacccgcctctaaaaatatttttctaggaGCGGGtcggatgctacagtaaccccactCTATTTGTAGCAACGGATAGAATTTTGGTCCTCCCCTGAAAAAGAATCGGGGCGTTCCTACAAATCGTTTATGTAGTAGTGAATCATGCGTTTTATCATATCTGTTAGAGTGCGCAGCGGAATCCGATCTAGGCCGCTATACCCACGAGCTGGCTCTCTACCAGGTCTCAGGTTCACCGGAGCCCAACTAACCCAGGCCTTAGGCCTAACTCAACCGAAAAAACTAGCCTATTGGGTGAGGACTGCCCCACATTATATGTTGTGCTCACCCACCATCAATTTTGATGTTGGACTAAATCTAACAATATCCAACTAGAAAAACTTGAAGGTAACATTCACCGTAAAGAGATGTGGGATCGTGTTTTGTTCAAAGGGAAAAACATAAAAGCGTAGTCTCCTTTTTGAATTATGACTTGCAGTGTTACTGACTAATTTATTGCCCCTTCTTACTAACTATATCAGAGAACATTGAGAGTTGTAGATCGAGGCTGGAATATTGAAAACTCATACATTGTTGCTTGTAGATCGAGACTAATTGAGTTTTACAAGCAACCCCAGTGCTAGACATATATGGTTGCTTGTAAAACCCAATTTTTCTTGATGAAAACAGAGGTCAGCCTTAATAAGGTCTATGCAACATTCCAAAGACCCTTGCCATTTCCTCCCGCAGTCGGAGCATCACGTAGGAGTCTAGGAGACAAGCCATTCAGGTGGCCAACTAGGATGCAATGGCACAAGTGCATTTAAATGGCTCCATCAAAATCAAGAGCACGCACTCGCCATTCGACACAACAACACCCCGAAATTGGTTGCAAAGGAGATACGAGAACTATGCTGCTTCCACGGTTCAGCTAGCGGACGAAATTCTTGTTGGTGGAGAAGGCCATGCCGAACTGCCACCAGCTCGGCACGACGTTCAGGAACTGAATGTACTGCCCACCGGTGCTGGTCACGGCGAAGCTGAGGCTCTGGCCGACGAGCCCGGAGAGCGCCTGCCAGTTGGCGCCCCAGTTCCTGGACATCTGGATCCACCCCGTCTTGTCGCCCTTGACCCAGGCCGCGGCCACGGAGCCGCTGCCGGCGAGGTTCTGGATGTTGACGAGCAGGAAGTAGTTGGAGCCGGCGATGCTGaagcgcacgccgccgctgcgcgaGCACTTGACCTGCTGGTAGAGGACGGGGACGACGCCGGCCTGGTAGACGCCGATGTGCTCCCACGCCGGCTGCGCCATGTCGAAGTGGGGGCGCCCCGGGCCGCACCAGCCGCCGTTGGGGAGCGCGTAGTTGGGCGGGCACAGGTTGGTGGCCGTGACGGTGATGCTGTTGCCGGGCTTGCAGTACTGGCCGCCCGAGCGTGACCGGTCGCAGATGATCTTGTAGCACTGCCCGCAAGACGCGCCGTCGTTGAACAGCGCCGTGCTCAGCGCCGCGTTGTTGACGCCGTACCCCGCGTTGTACAGGTTGTCGTAGCCGCACGCGCCGCCTATTCTTTgccaaacacatgcacacatcagcaaagtacaagaagtaaAAATGTCCGAAACTGGGATGATGCATGTGTAGATTGCCATTTGAGCCGAAATGCACACAGAAATATCCACTTACCCATTGTGCCGGAGCCATCGGCTCCGCCGTAGAACGTGGCGGTGCCCGGAGACCAGCCAgctgcggcgagcgcgaggCACGCCGCAAGGACTGTGCATAGTAAGACCAGGGACTTGGTCGTTTCCATGGGCGTCAATGCAGAGCTAGCTCCAGAGAAGAAGGGGATGGAAGCCAAGCAGGTTTGTGTTGGTTAGTTGGCTGGGCAATCGAGGTTAACCGTCTTTGATCTGAGCTTCTGGGACGAGATTCATGGCGTTGCGGATACCCTTGCTGCTTATATAGGGGACGAGGAGGTACGGTAGGTACGGTGCTAACTGCTACCTCGTTTTGTCAAGAGAATTTGCGCGGCAACGAACGATCAACTAACCTAAATTCCTTCCAGATTAGTTGAAACCCTGTCATGTGCATGTTCTGCATGTGGTTGTGAGAATGTGAATGTTGATTGAGCAACCGATCAGAAACGCTGACTTGGTTGGCTCGTTCCGGAATAAGGAACTAGGAATCTGAAGTTTTTTAATAATTATATGTATCATATATAGACACTTAATCTATCATATCCCTCTACCCGAATAGAGGAGACTGCAGAGAAACCATGCGGTTCGCTAATTCGGAGTTAAGCTGCCGGCGCTAACATGCCAGTTGTAACTTCCATGTCGGTTGAGTATTTTAAAATTGCGAGGTGGTCGATGACAAGGAAGTCATGGCTTCTGAAAATTTTGAGGTAACGGCCTAGAAGAAAATTATTTGAGAACTACTTATTGAAAATTATTTAAGAATTACTTATTCTATTAATATCCAAGTCGTAATATTTTCATATGATCTCGGataaagtcaaactttatatcaaaaattGTAGAACTTGATGAGACCTAAAATTTTGTAGCTAATATTTTATCATTTAAGGTCATTTAGGAgttcaaa
This window contains:
- the LOC120691006 gene encoding expansin-A31-like, with translation METTKSLVLLCTVLAACLALAAAGWSPGTATFYGGADGSGTMGGACGYDNLYNAGYGVNNAALSTALFNDGASCGQCYKIICDRSRSGGQYCKPGNSITVTATNLCPPNYALPNGGWCGPGRPHFDMAQPAWEHIGVYQAGVVPVLYQQVKCSRSGGVRFSIAGSNYFLLVNIQNLAGSGSVAAAWVKGDKTGWIQMSRNWGANWQALSGLVGQSLSFAVTSTGGQYIQFLNVVPSWWQFGMAFSTNKNFVR